Genomic window (Phragmites australis chromosome 5, lpPhrAust1.1, whole genome shotgun sequence):
TATTTGACCATATGTCTATGGGTGGTATgacaaaataaaattcaacttaGTATCGAGACATTCATGTAGGTTCTGCCAAAACCTTATGGTAAATTGAGTACCTCAATCTAACATGTACAATTATGTCAACTTGTCTTCATTATAGATAGTCTTAATCAGAATAAATTGAGCTACCTTAGTGAGGCGATCCATAATAACCCATATGAAATTGGTCTTCTACTCGACTAGTCTTGAGAGGTTTCATGGTTTCGAAGATCTGAAGGTGCGAATTGCTTATATCGACTTAGATTATCTTGATTCTATTAACTTCTCCTCCGTCCTCTTGGACGTGCCCCtctccccgccttatatagatAGGGGTACTCGAGCGTAACCTACCTGAACTCCTTCAGGAGTAATCTACTTAGATTGTTGGACTCCCGGATATCTAGGATTCCTTACCGAATAATAGATAGTTTCCTGGTTCAGAACTATAAACTTTCTTGTACTTCATCTCCATACCTTGGGCTCCATGGTGGCTACGATCAGCCATGTACCGAATAAGATATAGATGGTCCTCATACACCTCCTTAGAGATATATGgactaataattatatatcctcgCAAAGGTCTTTCTCCATTATCATTAACCTGTCTTGCCAGTCGTGGTCACAACAACATTGAAACTCTAACCCGGGACatggagagagatagagagggagATTTAGGGGTGGCGGCGAGGGTTATGTGCAAATATGTTAATTTATCAATTTCCATCCATGCAGATCATGTCCCTCCTTTCTGTTACCATTCAATAGTCGTTCCGTAGTAAGATCATACATTCTCACACATCGATCTAGATCCAGCGTGCATATTCCACTTCAACCGCAcctccctcccctcttctcccatAGATAGGGCTATCAAAAAGTCTTGAGGCTCGCGAGCTACTTGAACTTGACTCATTACAGGCTCAATTTGAACTCGGCTCGACTAGAAACCGAATCATCTCAAGCCTGATCTCAAGCTCGCTAACTTTGGTGAGCTTAGCTATGAATTGCTTGGTTGGGCTCGCTCCAACTCAAAAGATATCTGCTTCCCTAGAGTCCAAGTCAAAATACTCCCAAGCCAGATCTCAACCCCTTCCACGATGCTCCTAGTTGTGCACAATGCTGCCTCTCCTCCCAATCTCCTAGTCCGCAATCTCTCCTCCTGCCTCACCACAACCCTCCTACATGCTGGCCAAATCCTGACCACCACACCGCCCCTTCTCTTATCCTTAACCCTGTCGAGTGCCATCTTGAAGATGAGTTGACATCTTGAGGTGTCCACCGTAGACCTATGTTGCCACCAAGCATGGAACATCTTCTCCTCTACGAGGGGTGGAAACGAGCCAAGATGGCTCGGCTCAAACGAGTTCGCTTGTGAGTGAGCTGAGCCAGGCTCGACTCAGTTAGGGTAGTGAGCTAAAAAGTTGGCTCGGCTCAGGCTCAGTGTCAGGTCGAGCCGTCTCGGCTTGGTTCACGAGCCTATCCTTCTTCCTCATAGCACAAGCTATACGACCAGACACACAAGCTCATGTTTGGTTGTTATGGAACTTGGCAGCTTGGTCTCTAGGACCAGTACAACAACATTTGTTGTTGCTGTGAATTGTAGCATGAAGATGAGGTCAGTCGCCATGGCATCCAAACTACTAATGGCATGACGATTTTGCAAACATAGATCAGCTGCTTGACTATACTATATATACAGCTGGTTAGTTCTGCTAGAGATTGCAAGATGATGCTGCTGCCCTTTCTTATGTGCTCTTGAGTCAAAAACAGAACATTACGTAGATGATGAACATAATTAACGGGCCATTGGTCTGATTGCTTGATTGAATGAAAACTTGCTAATTATATAGTGAAACTAAAAAAAGACAAGATAAGGGGACAATAATGACAGGCATACTAAAGATTTAAAGGTCTGTCAATATAATGGGCCAGTTTGTCTATAGATTCTCTTCTAAATTCTATAGGAAATCAAACATGGACCTCGTGATCCAAATAAAATCCCTTTCACTTTCCTACTGAATTCTTCCAATTATGTTGCCTAAGGGCATGGAAGGAAGGTCTGGCCTAGACAGACGTAGGCCGGCCTTCATATCTGCTCTGCTCTCTTTCACGTTTCCGGCACAAAGTAAACTGCCAAGCTTATTAACAGTCTATGAGTTTCACTTTTTCTTTCATCTCTCCCTCTGTTCAATCCTGATGGTGAGGTAGGAGGCGACGGGGATGACACTGTGGGGCACCAAGGGCTATGTCACGGTGGGATCCTTGAACCAGAAGAGCCGGCTTTGCTTGAGCACAAACCACCGTCACCGCCACACCTTGATGTACTCCCTTGCTTGTTAAGCCACCCTGTACCAGAACTTGATGTCGCTTGGCGCCGAGGGGGACGAGCCTCTCATGCCCATCAGCGCGTGCCATAGGCTTGCTACCATCACTTCGAGAGATTTGGGGATCGGGAGAGGGGGTTACGACGGGGTAGCGAGTCAAAGTGTGTTGGGCGGGGGCAGTTCGCTCCGTGCTAGATTCGGCTAGAAGCCTCTAAGAGGTGGTTGTCCGGGCGACAGGGTGAGGAGGATTGGAGGAACCCTAAACCCTAAGGCCTAAGGTGAGGAAGTTTGTGTTGGGCTCATGGGTTGGGCCGGCCACTGAGTCGCTTGCGAACTAACTCGAGCTCAGCTTGTTTGGCCACCGTGCTAAAAAGATAATTCAAGCTCGACTCGTTAGACCACTAGGCAGGTTGAGCCTAGTCGAGTTGGAGTTAACTCATGAGTCTCAACTTTTATTTCCAGCCCTATCCTCTACAGCAAAGCATTGATTCGTTATTCTTGATATTTGTCTGTTACTGTGCCTAAACAAGCCGAGATTGAGCCTACTTGAGCTTTGGCCGAGCCGAACCGAGCCCATCTCCAAGGTGGAACGGCTTTACAGGCTCCCTCGAGCTCGGCTCGAACTTGTGGCAGTGCTCGAGCTCGGCAGTTGACAACCCTACTACCCGTACGCATCCTCGTCGTCCTCATCCCTACCCCCTTCCCCCTGTGCCTTGTGTGGATTTGAGATCCGTCTGGACTTGGttgatttcttcttttcttggTAAGGAAGCCCCAGGTTCTTGGACCGATTGTTCGTTCTTTTCTGTAGAAACGTTTCTTTTCTTTGCTGTGACTGTGAGCCTTCGCATCCAAATCGTTCTTTCTTGGGTGGATTCTCCGGTGCATCCGATTTGTTGCGGATTTGTTCGTTGGGTGTAGTAGTGATATCAGTTCATCGTCCTAATCTTCCTCCATGCGCCACGACGAGTCCGCCCCTGGTGGTAGGGAATGGAAATGAATACTCCAATTCATCCAAATCTTGCCAAAAAATATGCTGATTGTGCTCCTTCTGGTATAATCGGTggttttccctttctttttgtttgattctgtATTGATTACTGTTCGGACATGTTAATTTGGCAGTTGGGGTTTGAACCTCACTTCTTGAGACTCCCGATCTGATCGACTCTTTTATGAGTTCGCAAGACACCCAGCATGAAGTTTTTAGAATACACCCCCTTCGACAGGTAACCATGGTATCTGCTGCTGTTGATCTGCTCATTATGGCATGCAATTCTTTTTCCCTAGCTTtctaattttgtggtttttttaatcttcttacaGTATAAATTTGTTCCTCGATCAACTAAACCTTGGTGACTGTACAATCAGGGGAAACCTTGAAGCCTTCTCATGTAAGAATGTGCTCCTCTAATTCTCATTCAGGCATTCTGCATGTTACTTCATGACAATGAGGACCAAGCTGCTCTGTTGATTTGCAGGCAAGCACACTGCAACAGACCGCCGGCTTTCCATAAGTCTTGAACATGAGGTACATGCTTTCCATGGATTCTTGAATTTTATGACCATTGGGATCATTTTTCTTTGAAGAAGGCAATGAATTAGACAGTTAGTATGCATGCGCACTACTATGATTTGTTTAGGAAATTGTCTTCTCACTGGGATCATAATAAAGCGAAACATAGTTTCCTATTAGCTAGATAAAGATAGTCCTTTGAGCCTTTGTTGGGTTTGCCCATTGTTGGACTTCTATATTCCCCCTCACCCCTGGACCCCTTCTGTTTTCAGTCAAAAGTAAAGTGATACAAAGTTATGAATGCCTGTAAATGTAGCATgtttgtttatgtcaaatttgcttagATATATCGTTTCATGTTTGCAGTTCCTTGTTACCAGGCATTAATTTTGTAGAGATCCTCTTACATACCTGAACTGTTATGAAATGATTCATTTACAACTTCACACTGAATGTCACCCTTTTTCAAGCTGTTGTCTTATATCCTTTTTCAATTGTCATGTTTGGCTTTATCTTTTACTCCGGTCGTAGGCCATATGGGTCTTCAACAATGTgggcttttctttttcctttcttcctcctcttcttcttcttcttctttttttttgtctttgcaAGATTAGAgcatttaccttggttctgTGATAATGGATCAGGAGGCAAATAATGTTTCTCCTGAATCTAAAAACTACTGAATGTCACAAACACGATATGACATTTCTCAACATTGTAGTTTTTGTTTAGCACCATCTATTTCCCCAGGAgcatgagaatttttttttcagacaCAACATATAGTTCCGTTGAGATGTTTATATTTTCCCTTTTTAAAATCTTACAAAGAATGTATGTATGAAGTTTATTTGTATGCATTCTTTCCAAATGTTGCTGTTTCATGCCAACCTTGAATGTATGCGTGTTATTGTAATAATGCCTATCTAACTTCTCTGCTGCGTATTCAGATTCTTGATTACCTTGGCAAGTCTTCTGATAGTGATCCTTCTTCACCAGTGGAGCACTTGTCCTCCAGGTCAAGGTAAGGATGTGAAGACCGTCTTTATTGTGCACATTTTCTTTTTACTCAGCCTAACTTCTTTCTGTTTTTGGTGTTTATCCAGCCGGAGAACATTGATATATCTAGTTCTCACTCTTGGTCATATGTATCCAGATTATGATTTCAGGTAATTCTTTGTAACAAGTGTGTTCTAATACAACCTGGGAGGAAGGATATATGGGTAATGCCATAGTCGGCTTTTATGGGCAATATGGCAACCCGCTCTTATCCTTTCCTACCAGCCTAAGGGGGTGTTGTCAGATGGTATGACAAACGGATTAATAACCGTTGCTCTTTGAGCTGAGAGTTCAATTCTCTCCATTTCCCTTGGATACTTTTGTATTTGATGGATGAACTTTCTTAAGGTCTCCTGCTCGTCATGCCACAAATTCATGATGGGACGACCTTCAGATTAAATTTAACATCCTTTTGTCAACGTTTGTTCACTTCGCAGTGCTGTTCGGACACACCTGTTCTTCAAAGAAGAGGAGTGGGAAAGTTTCAAGCAGATGATAGACACCTACTTATCTGACACTTCTAGGGTAATTCTTTATGGTTCTCTTATAGTTTAATCTTATGGTATgcatttttataaatataaatggGCTGACtgcaaattcaaaaatatagaATCACTAAACTAAGCATGTTGTCACATAGCTAATTTTCAAATGATGCTGACGCtgtttgttttgcttttttcaCTGATATGATTTGCCTAACCTGAAATCCGACTTCTGTTCAGCAATGGGCAGCAACAAATGAGGGCAGTTCTCTTCTGGACAGTATGACTAAAGCTATTGATGAGGTAAGCATTAACTTAATGTGTAGTTTGCAAGAAGTTGCATGTTTACACTTTACTTTGCAGGTTATAAAAATCAGAGAGTGTGACATCTACAGCTATAACCCAGACTCTGATGGAGATCCAGCTGTGGAGAAAGGGGCCATGTATGTTCAGCTTTACTAAAATATGAACTAGATGGTAAACTTAACAAGTTGAATGGACACTCTAATATGGATATGCAATTCAATTATTTCTTGCAGATGGTCGTTCAACTACTTCTTCTACAATAGGAAGCTAAAGCGAGTAGTGAGCTTTCGATGTTATTGTACTAGGTAGGTGCTTGCTCCAATCTGGATAGTTCTGACTGGGAACACGACATAAAATTAATCTTATGAAACAAATTGAATTACTGACATGTTCCTTTCTACTACAGCAAATTGTCAACAGATGACTTCCTAACGGGTGCGCCATCTGATGGTGAAGAGGAAGATGCCTTGATTGACATGGACATATGACTAACCACGTtctgctaggaacattacccaACCTATGTGACTTGTGTAATATAGAGCATATATGCCAGCTCTGTATTGGAAATTCTAGTATGACTTCATCTCTATCGTATTATCTGCATAAACCATGGTCTGTCTTAGCTTTGTTCGTATTATGTAGATTTGAGATTTTGCAGCCCCACATGCAGAACTTTAGATCAATGAAACTTGAACCGCCACGGTACTCTGTAGTTTTTTCTGGAATTGGAGACAATATTCTGCCTAGTCCGGCAGATATTTGAACCTATTATGTGCACTGAATGGTCGAATTTGCACCATTGCTGATTCACGTACTTGTGCTGGTATAATCGCCATGGACAATTTGTGTTGTGAAGAAATGGTCTGCTGCATTTATCTCTTGTTTTTCCTCAACGTTAGGATGTTTGGTATCACATTTGAAATACCCCATGAAAGATGACTTGGAAAGTACGATTTTTTATCACAATATTTTCTTTGGCTGGTCCTGTTATTTGCCTATGTGAACCATGAATCCGCTTATCTTAGACTTGGCCAGTATGAGGAATTTACCATTTGAGCAAAATATGCCCCTCACTTTGCTCTGCAGAAATGAAGTCTCGCATCTCCTGGACTAGCTTTATTCTTCAATGCTTTGTGCTATCCTGGAACACTTTGGGCGTAGCTAAATGATGTGTTGTTTGCTACTCAGGAAGAAGTTTTTGCACAAATTGGAGAGGCCATTTGCCAAGGCGTTCCCACCCAGTAAATTATTCAAAGTCCTAATGTAAGAGTAGTAGCATTTTCCCATCAAAATAGGAGCATACAGAGTCCAATATACCTTGTCACATATTTGGCACTGTGAAACTTTTGTTGTTTGAATAAGAAATCAAATTTTCTGAACATGTAGTCTGTTGCTCAAGTCTATAAATTACATGAATTATTGTATAAAACATTTTTTTGCGAGGGTTGCAATATATTTTATTGCTAGCATGTTTTATGTTGGTTGTACTAGATACAAACCTCTGTAGCTAGTTGTTGTGGATATGGATCCAAAAGAAATAGGGCTTCGGGACCAAAtcctagaggaggaggaggagatcacTGCCGCGGATACATGCACTACAAGTAATCATTCAGAATCAGTTGTTGCTGTGTCATTGCAAGATCCTATGATACGAGCTTGTGCAAGTcaattaaatcatgaggtgagttTATTCCTCTGTGTGCATAACCATACTTAAGAGGAtaggatgctactaaataattcttgtgatgtcttGTTACTCAGAAATATGGGAGGAGATAGCTCGAGTTAAACTCTTGTCGGGCATTGTCGGAGCTTGTTGAAGCTTATCGGAAGCTTGTCGGGAACTTGTCGGACTTCAAGTCTAGTTTCTACTTGTTCTCCTACAGTGGGGAGGTCGGATCCCGAGTAGGAACAAGCTAATCGAGTCCAAGGCAATTTATACTCGAACTTCAAATTTGTTTTGCACTCAACAAATAGCCATCCAAGAAAAGAAAGATATCTCTGTCATACTAAGTTCAATGGAAGTGTTTAGCCATAAGTTGAAAAGATTACATTGTGATCTTTCCAACAGATCCAGCCCCATCAACAGATTCCTCGTGAGTGAGTCGAAAACCTCAAAACGAGTCGATATTGTAACTGAAAGCGAATATGGCTCAGGAAAATAGTAGATTGATTGATAGAAGTACAGGGGTGTACATTATATAGGCAAGGATCGTCTAGGGTTTATAGATGGGTTTATAGAATACATCCAATCACCGAGACCCTTGCCTAATCTATGATCAACTACCATAAAACCCTGAGGCAGCCCAGCCGCCAGGCTTGGGCGCCAAGGCCCATGTGGCCGGCCCATAATAGCACATGCTAACACGCCCCCGCAGTCTGATCGTCAGCCACTGCACACGTTCAGACTGGACCTGAACTCCGTGAACACCGAAGAGGGAAggcccttggtgaagatgtccgCATACTGAGATGACGTCGGCACATGAAGGACTCGAAGATCACCAACTGCAACTCGCTCTCGGACGAAGTGAAGATCAATCTCAATGTGCTTGGTGCGCTGATGCTAAACAGGATTGGAGGACATGTAGACAGCACTGATGTTATCGCAATACACCAGTGTGGCGCGGCGAAGAGGGGCGTGGAGCTCCTGGAGGAGCTGGCGCAGCCAGGTGGCCTCGGCAACTCCATTGGTCACTGCGCGATATTCAGCTTCAGCGCTTGACCTCGAGACGGTGTTCTGACGCTTGGAGGACCAAGAGATGAGATTATCACCGAGGAACACAGCATAGCCCGAGGTGGACTTGCGCGTATCCGGACAACCGGCCCAGTCAGCATCAGTATAAACCAGGAGGTCAGTTGATGTAGATGGTCGCAGCAGAAGACCCAAATGAAGAGTGCCTCGAATATAGCGAAGAATTCGCTTGAGAGCCGCGAGATGGGGCTCACGTGGATCGTGCATGTGAAGACAGACCTGCTGAACAGCATATGCGATATCCGGTCGAGTGAACGTCAAATACTGTAAGGCACCAGCAAGACTGCGAAAATCCGATGCGTCAGCCACAGGTGCACCATCAGCAGCAGGAACCTTGGGATTTGTATCAACCGGGGTAGAGCACGGCTTGCACTCTGCCATGCCAGCACGATCAAGAATGTCCATCATGTACTGCCTCTGAGAAAGGAGAAGGCCATCGCCGCAACGTTGAACATGCATACCGAGAAAGTGATGCAgctcaccgagatccttcatggAGAATTCCTGCTGAAGTGCTGAGATAATCCGTCGAAGAAGACCGGGTGAGGAAGCTGTGAGGacgatgtcatcaacataaagcAGCAGATAGGCAGTCTCTGAACTGCGCTGATAGACAAAGAGCGAGGTGTCTGACTTGGCTTCAGCAAATCCAAGAGACAGCAAATGTGTGGCAAACCGACTGTACCAAGCACGAGGAGCCTGCTTTAACCCATAGAGAGACTTGTTGAGCCGACAAACAAAGCCTGGATGGACGGGATCCTCGAAACCAGACGGCTGCATGCAGTAGACTGTCTCGGTCAAGGTGCCATGGAGGAACGCATTCTTTACATCAAGCTGGTGAATAGGCCATCGACGAGAGAGGGCCAGAGAGAGCACTGTGCGGACAGTCGCAGGCTTCACCACAGGACTGAAAGTTTCGGCAAAATCCACACCAGGATGCTGGGTGAATCCTCGAAGAACCCAGCGCGCCTTGTACCGCTCGAGAGACCCATCGGCGTTGAACTTGTGCTTGAAGATCCATTTTCCCGTCACCACATTGGCCCGAGGGGGACGTGGCACGAGATCCCAGGTGTGGTTCTTCAGGAGAGCAGCATGTTCTTCTTCCATAGCGGCACACCAACTCGGGTCGGCAAGTGCACTACGGAAGGTCTTGGGCACGGGGGACAGTGGCGCGGCATGGAAGATAGACGGAACTCGAAAGCCGCTCTTGGCGCGCGTCGCCATGGAGTGCTGATTGGTCACTGGAGGGACCGCAACAACACCTTTAGGGAGCGGCGGGGAAGACAGACTAACAACAGCAGTCGACGACGACTCTGGGGGGGAGCTGGCAGCCAGCGGAGGGCTCCCAGCGGGAGGCGGAGGGCTCCCAGCGGGAGGCGGGGTCGACACGGCAGTCGGCGGGTGGCCCCGGCGCGTGTATACTTGAGTGATGGCGCGATCCGGGGCAACCCACTGGGCAGGCACCGCAGGCGGATGGGGCGCGGGCGCCGCCAGCGACGGGAAGCCCGGCGGCGGGCCGCGTGGAGCCGAGGGCGCCGGGGGAGGGCCGCGCGGGTCCGAGGGCGCGGGGCAGGCCGTGCCGGGCGCAGAAGAGGGCGTCGGTGACCCTGGCGCGCGCAGCGCGGGCGGGTCGTGGACCGCGCGCGCCAAGGGGGCGGCAGAGGACACCGGCGATGCAGGAGGTGCCAGGGGCACCCCAGGCTCAACCACAGGAGGGCTGGCGGGGGCGCTGGGGGCACCAGCGGAGGCCGCCGAGTCTCCAGAGGAGGTTGGGCGAGGAACGGCGACACTGGTGGAGATACCTGCAGGCAAAACTTTGTGCAGCGGTCCAATAGGAACGGGCACAACGTCAGTAGTATCAAGAAACTCGAAGTCCGTGGGAGTGCGGGGACCATCACGCTCGGCAAAAGGAATGGCAGTCTCATCGAAGATGACATGCCGCGAGATGATGACTCTATTGGAAGAGAGGTCAAGGCAGCGGTATCCTTTGTGATGAGCGGAATATCCAAGGAAAACGCTCAAGGCGGACCGAGGAGCGAGTTTATGAGGAGCTGTGGCAGACAGGTTGGGGTAACATTTGCAACCAAAGACTCGAAGGTGATCGTACACCGGCGGCGTGCCAAAGAGGGCAAGGTGCGGCGTAGAGAAGCCGAGAGTCTTGGTAGGCAGAATGTTAAGTAAGAGGgtcgccgtagagagggcctcGATCCAGTAGGAAGGAGGCATGGAGGCCTGAAACAGTAGGGAGCGAACAACATTGTTAATGGAGCGAATAACGCGTTCAGCTTTACCGTTTTGAGGCGAGGTGTAAGGGCAAGACATGCGAAGATGGATGCCCCGGGTGAGAAAGAAGGTGCGGGTGCCAGAGTTGTCGAACTCTTTGCCGTTGTCGCACTGGACAGCCTTGACGGAGGCGCCATATTGGGTGGAGGCGTAGGCGAGGAAGTTGGCGAGCGTGCTGAAAGTGTCAGACTTAAGTCGCAGAGGAAAAGTCCACAAATAGTGAGTGCAATCATCAAGTATGACTAGATAATATTTATAACCTGAGACACTGGGAAGGGGAGATGTCCACAGATCACAATGAATGAGATCAAACTTGCTAGACGCACGAGATGCTGAAGTATAAAAGGGCAAACGAACATGACGCCCTAACTGACAAGCATGACATAAATCTGAACAGTCCTCTATATGACTGGAGACACTAGACGCAAGTTTCGACAAAGCCTCATGACCGGGGTGACCAAGACGTCGATGCCACAGAGGGGAGGCGACCTTGGCGACAAGGGAGTGTGCTGGAGGGAGACGCAGGGGGTACAGCGGCCcggagctattgcacctgacgATCTCGTTCCGAGACTGCAGATCCTTCACAGAACAACCAGCGGGGTCAAACTCAACAGAGCAGTTGTTATCGGTAGTAAACTGGCGAACAGAAATAAGGTTCTTAATAATTTGTGGGGACACAAGAACATTATTAAGAAGCAGGGAGCGAGGCAACTCAGCTGAGCCAGTGGCAATGACAGGAATTATAGAGCCATTACCGACAACAATGGATGAAGGAGTAGGATACCGCGGGGAACAGGCATGCGAAAGAGTGCTGGAAGTAGAGGTCATGTGAGAAGTAGCACCTGAGTCGAAGTACCACTCGTTGGCCTGAGGCTGGTTCAGCGATGCCGTGCTAAACGCAGAGGCCAGGGACTGCTGATCCCAAGAGGGGAGTCCGGCCGTGGGGTTGTAGAACCCTGGTGCAGCCCACTGGCCGGCCCCCTCGGCGGTAGTAGGTGCGGCAGCAGGCGGCTGCTGCGCGACGaaggcctgctgctgctgaggacgAGGCTGGGGAATTGGTGCCAGCGGAGGGCGGGGACCAGGCCACATCTGGATGGTCCCCGTCCAGGGGTTGTAGAAGGTGGGCCACGTGGCGCCGGGAGGGGCGGCGCTTTTGGCGCCGGGCGCAGACTGGGCGCCGCCAGCCTGCTGATGTGGGGCGCCGGTGGTGGAGCGCTGGCCGCTCCCGCGCTTGCTGCGACGGCTGTGGGCGGCCTTGGAACCGTTCCCGGTGCCAGAGCCCCCGGAACCGGCGCCGGACTGCTGAGGAGGGGCGCTAGCCGAGGActtggtggtggaggcggcgagAGCAGCGGCAGGGGAGGTCTGCCGGTTTTCCAGAGTGAGCTCCTCCAGGATGAGGTCGTCGCGCGCCTCCAGGAAGGAGGGGAAGGGCCGACTGCGGCGAAGGAGCGTCCCGACGTGGGCGAAGCGCTCGTTGAGGCCGCGGATCACGTTGAGGACGAGGGTGCGGTCGGTGATTATCTCGCCGAGGGCACCGAGATCATCCGCCATCTTCTTGAGCCGGCGGCAATAGTCGGTGACGGAGAGATCGCCTTGGACGAAGGTGCGAAACTTCGTCTCAAGTTGGATGGCGCGCGCCTCCCGGTTGCCGAGGAACTGAGACTCGACGGCGAGCCAGGCATCCCTAGCGGTGGAGCCCTGGGAGGAGATGACTTCGGCGAGGTCGTCGGTGAGGGTGCCGAGAATCCAGGACTTGACCACGCAGTTCATCCGGGCCCAGTCCGGGGAGGCAGGGGTCGGTGAGGGGAGGTGGACATGATCCTGGAGGGAGAACTTGCCGAGGGTCAACATAAACTGATCACGCCAGCGATTGAAATTACCGGAGTCGACATCGAGGACGATAGGGACGAGACTCCGGATGTTGTGGACGGCGACCGCCTGGGCATGCAAGTTCAGAAGTGCGGCGGCTTCGTGAAGGATCATGGCAGCATGGAGGTCGGCCGGGGCGGCGTGGGGACCCAGGGCGGATCCGGAGGACTCCGGAGGGGCGACGGCGGCCGCCCTCTCCTTGGCGGCGCGTGCCAGGGCGGCGTCGCGGGTCTTGGCAgcggcctcggcctcctgctcAGCCTGGAGGGCGCGCGCCAGGGCGGCGTCGCGCTCGGCCTGCCGATCCTTGGCGAGGCGCTGCgcggcggccacggcggcgTTCGCCTCCTCTTGtgtggccgcggcggcggcggcagtagCTGCAGCGGCAGCGGTGGGAGAGGTCGGCTGGGAGCCGGCCATTAGCACAGCACGGCAGGAATGCCGGCGCGCAGGGGAGGAGAGGTGGGAGACGCAGCACGGCAGGAAGCCGGCGCGCAGGCGCAGCACGGCAAGAGGCCGGTGCGCTAGGGCAGCGGAAGATGAATCCGAGGGGAAACCCGGACTCGTGATACCATGAAAGCGAATATGGCTCAGGAAAATAGTAGATTGATTGATAGAAGTACAGGGGTGTACATTATATAGGCAAGGATCGTCTAGGGTTTATAGATGGGTTTATAGAATACACCCAATCACCGAGACCCTTGCCTAATCTATGATCAACTACCATAAAACCCTGAGGCAGCCCAGCCGCCAGGCTTGGGCGCCAAGGCCCATGTGGCCGGCCCATAATAGCACATGCTAACAGTAACAAATAGAGTTAGAGTTGGTTTTTATTTCCTAGTTTGTTTTATGATGTCTAGAGGGCTTGCATGCCCATAAATAGATGCCAGGTGCAGCCAGAATAGTTGAGTTTTGTTGAAGCATAGTTTTGCCTTGGGCCGAATAATATTGTCTCTAGTTGTGTCTT
Coding sequences:
- the LOC133918895 gene encoding uncharacterized protein LOC133918895, which gives rise to MKFLEYTPFDSINLFLDQLNLGDCTIRGNLEAFSCKHTATDRRLSISLEHEILDYLGKSSDSDPSSPVEHLSSRSSRRTLIYLVLTLGHMYPDYDFSAVRTHLFFKEEEWESFKQMIDTYLSDTSRQWAATNEGSSLLDSMTKAIDEVIKIRECDIYSYNPDSDGDPAVEKGAIWSFNYFFYNRKLKRVVSFRCYCTSKLSTDDFLTGAPSDGEEEDALIDMDI